From Camelina sativa cultivar DH55 chromosome 20, Cs, whole genome shotgun sequence, the proteins below share one genomic window:
- the LOC104771437 gene encoding chaperone protein dnaJ 49-like: MDGNKDDASRCLRIAKDAIVSGDKERALKFIKMAKRLNPSLSVDQLVAACDNLGSVSKNPSLDEKLETADGDDKIETGKGDERKKYTEENVELVRNVNRNSDYYAILGLEKNCSVEEIRKAYRKLSLKVHPDKNKAPGSEEAFKKVSKAFTCLSDGNSRSQYDQVGFVDEFDHVQRWNRRIKQTTLAYLSSSMPVWGQQQSLAERYKLLRKMYP; this comes from the exons ATGGATGGGAATAAGGATGATGCTTCTAGGTGTTTGAGAATCGCCAAAGACGCCATTGTTTCTGGTGATAAAGAACGAGCGTTGAAATTTATCAAGATGGCTAAGCGTCTTAATCCAAGTCTCTCTGTTGATCAACTTGTTGCTGCTTGTGACAATCTGGGTTCAGTTTCAAAGAATCCGTCTCTTGACGAAAAGCTCGAAACTGCGGATGGTGATGATAAGATTGAGACTGGAAAGGGTGATGAGAGAAAGAAGTATACTGAGGAAAATGTTGAGTTGGTTAGGAATGTAAATAGGAACAGCGACTACTACGCGATTTTGGGTTTAGAGAAGAACTGTTCGGTTGAAGAGATTAGAAAAGCTTATAGGAAGTTGTCTTTGAAAGTTCATCCGGATAAGAACAAGGCACCTGGTTCAGAGGAGGCGTTTAAGAAAGTTTCCAAAGCGTTTACGTGTTTGAGTGATGGTAACTCGAGAAGCCAGTATGATCAGGTGGGGTTTGTTGATGAGTTTGATCATGTTCAGAGGTGGAATCGTAGAATCAAGCAAACCACACTGGCATACCTCAGCTCAAGTATGCCAGTGTGGGGACAACAGCAGAG CCTTGCGGAGAGGTACAAATTGTTGAGGAAGATGTACCCCTGA